Proteins from a single region of Candidatus Hydrogenedens sp.:
- the cysT gene encoding sulfate ABC transporter permease subunit CysT, whose protein sequence is MRSILKKKAVLPGYGLSLGITWLYLSLIVLLPLSTLYIKVFSGSLNDFISAVFSLRAIKAYQVSFGLSLISACINSLFGFLVAWVIVRYKIPFKGFWDALIDLPFALPTAVAGISLTWLYGPRGWIGSLLEANGFKVVFTPIGITIAMIFVSFPFAVRTIEPVLRDLDPEVEESARCLGASRMKIFHKIIFPTILPSLLTGFTLSFARAMGEYGSVIFIAGNQPLKTEIAPLLIVMRLEEYDYYGSASIAVFLLTVSFLLLLCLNFIQFWNKRYSGII, encoded by the coding sequence ATGAGAAGTATATTAAAGAAGAAAGCGGTTTTGCCAGGATATGGTCTTTCATTAGGCATAACATGGTTATATTTAAGTCTAATTGTTCTTCTTCCATTATCCACACTATATATCAAAGTTTTTAGTGGCTCTTTAAATGACTTTATTTCTGCTGTTTTTTCATTAAGGGCAATAAAAGCATATCAGGTGTCCTTTGGTTTATCTTTAATATCTGCCTGTATTAATTCATTGTTCGGTTTTCTTGTTGCATGGGTTATTGTTAGATATAAAATCCCTTTTAAGGGTTTCTGGGATGCATTGATTGATTTGCCATTTGCTTTACCGACAGCAGTAGCGGGAATTTCATTAACATGGTTATATGGTCCTCGAGGCTGGATAGGTTCATTATTAGAGGCAAATGGATTTAAGGTTGTTTTTACCCCTATCGGTATTACAATTGCAATGATTTTTGTAAGTTTCCCTTTTGCAGTTAGAACAATCGAGCCTGTACTGAGAGACTTAGACCCTGAAGTAGAAGAATCAGCACGTTGTTTAGGTGCTTCTCGCATGAAAATATTCCATAAAATTATCTTTCCGACAATCCTCCCTTCATTGCTAACGGGCTTTACATTAAGTTTTGCACGTGCTATGGGAGAGTATGGTTCCGTTATCTTTATTGCAGGAAACCAGCCATTAAAAACAGAAATAGCCCCATTATTGATAGTAATGCGATTGGAGGAATATGATTATTATGGTTCTGCTTCCATTGCTGTATTTCTTTTAACTGTTTCTTTTCTATTACTTTTATGCTTGAACTTTATTCAATTCTGGAATAAACGCTACTCAGGGATTATATAA
- a CDS encoding sulfate ABC transporter substrate-binding protein — protein MFKRVSFFYLIIINVFIGYCFSETIELLNVSYDPTRELYKEINKVFIEKCKKEQGLDLNIKMSHGGSGKQARSVMEGLEADVVTLALAYDIDMIVKMRGLLSQNWQKQFPNNSCPYTSTIVFLVRKGNPKNIKTWDDLIRPDVQVITPNPKTSGGARWCYLACWGYAFRKGGIEQAREFVKKVYKNVPVLDTGARGSTNTFLQGIGDVLLSWENEAFLAIQETQNSLEVISPGESILAEPPVAIIDKYVEKHNTKDIARKYLEFLYSDEAQNIIVKHYYRCSNTAVFEKHRNQFLNVNLFRLEELYPGGWEEAHKIHFSDGGIFDQIMLERK, from the coding sequence AATAATTAATGTCTTTATCGGATATTGTTTCAGTGAAACAATAGAACTTTTGAATGTTTCTTATGACCCAACACGGGAATTATATAAAGAAATTAATAAAGTTTTTATTGAAAAATGTAAAAAAGAACAAGGGCTTGATTTAAACATAAAAATGTCTCATGGTGGTTCTGGAAAACAAGCCCGTTCTGTAATGGAAGGATTAGAGGCAGATGTCGTTACTTTAGCATTAGCCTATGATATAGATATGATTGTAAAAATGAGAGGACTTTTATCTCAGAATTGGCAAAAACAGTTTCCTAATAATAGTTGTCCATACACTTCAACCATTGTTTTTCTCGTTCGCAAAGGAAATCCTAAAAATATTAAAACATGGGATGATTTAATCCGTCCTGATGTACAGGTAATTACACCCAATCCTAAAACATCAGGAGGTGCTCGCTGGTGTTATTTAGCATGTTGGGGATATGCATTTCGCAAGGGAGGTATCGAACAAGCACGCGAATTTGTAAAGAAAGTATACAAAAATGTCCCTGTATTGGATACAGGAGCAAGAGGTTCAACCAATACCTTTCTTCAAGGTATTGGAGATGTTCTTTTAAGTTGGGAAAATGAGGCATTTCTTGCTATTCAGGAGACACAGAATAGTCTTGAAGTTATATCTCCCGGAGAAAGTATTTTGGCAGAACCTCCTGTCGCTATAATAGACAAATATGTAGAAAAACATAATACAAAAGATATTGCTCGTAAATATCTTGAATTTCTTTATTCGGATGAGGCACAAAATATAATTGTAAAGCACTACTATCGTTGCAGCAATACTGCTGTATTTGAAAAACATCGAAACCAATTCTTGAATGTTAATCTATTTCGTCTTGAAGAATTATATCCCGGTGGATGGGAAGAAGCACATAAAATTCACTTTTCAGATGGGGGTATATTTGACCAAATTATGTTAGAAAGAAAATAA